In Pseudomonadota bacterium, the genomic stretch CAGACATTCTCGCAGCAGTTTTTCATCCATGGGTTTAATATAACGGCAATTAACCAGAGCGACGGGACGATCGGGATATTCCTGTACCAATTCTTTAATCGCCTCCCAGGCCGGATAGACGCAAGATCCCACCGCCAGCACCACACCATCATTTCCCTCCTGGAGAACTTCCCAGGAACCCAAAGGCAGGCATTCCCACACCTGATCCATTTCGACCCCCACTCCGCTGCCGCGCGGATAGCGAATAGCTGCCGGGGCATCGAGATGCAGTGCTGTTTTCAACAAATGCTG encodes the following:
- a CDS encoding transketolase C-terminal domain-containing protein; translated protein: QHLLKTALHLDAPAAIRYPRGSGVGVEMDQVWECLPLGSWEVLQEGNDGVVLAVGSCVYPAWEAIKELVQEYPDRPVALVNCRYIKPMDEKLLRECLQKQPFVMTVEENSMIGGFGSAVARFQADSDLTGTRLSIHGLPDHFIEQGSLPQLRQKYGLDASGIKTRILNLMR